In a single window of the Vibrio celticus genome:
- a CDS encoding aminotransferase-like domain-containing protein: MEIAQSLQQIQSSYIREILAAASDPNVISLAGGLPDEKTFPIDLMKPTLENLANMPEVFQYGSTAGYGPLLDHLTQSYQLPESHTAMICTGSQQGLDLIARAYVDPGDVVVMEAPSYLGAMQVFGLVQANIATVSQTEFGPNLDELETCFAQQSPKMFYAVPDFHNPTGVCWATETRQKVAELCIKYNVAFIEDAPYRELRFTGTELPLVSSFCHDNSIVLRSFSKIASPGLRIGAVTGKRSYLEPLIKVKQGADLHSSVPMQALLVGLLKHEDFNVHMENIRTLYKSRYEVLFSELEKQLPADCVLKAVDGGMFIWVEIPECDTFELAKTLLSNGVAVVPSPVFYPKADEAKAALRLNFTNANPEELTEAVKRLAEVLNQAK, encoded by the coding sequence ATGGAAATCGCACAGTCATTACAACAGATTCAATCTTCATACATTCGAGAGATCCTCGCAGCCGCAAGTGATCCAAATGTCATCTCATTGGCCGGTGGTTTACCGGACGAGAAGACATTCCCTATCGATTTAATGAAGCCAACGCTAGAAAATCTAGCGAATATGCCTGAAGTTTTCCAATACGGTTCTACTGCCGGCTACGGCCCGTTGCTTGACCACCTAACACAAAGCTACCAATTGCCAGAGTCACACACGGCAATGATTTGTACTGGCTCTCAGCAAGGTTTGGATTTGATTGCACGTGCGTATGTAGACCCGGGTGATGTGGTTGTGATGGAAGCGCCAAGCTACTTAGGTGCGATGCAGGTGTTTGGCCTAGTTCAAGCAAACATTGCGACCGTGTCTCAAACTGAATTTGGCCCGAACCTAGACGAACTGGAAACGTGCTTTGCACAGCAATCACCGAAGATGTTCTATGCCGTGCCTGATTTCCACAACCCAACCGGTGTGTGCTGGGCAACAGAAACTCGTCAAAAAGTCGCTGAGCTGTGTATCAAATACAACGTGGCATTCATTGAAGATGCACCATACCGTGAGCTGCGTTTCACAGGTACAGAACTGCCGTTGGTTTCTTCGTTCTGCCATGATAACTCTATCGTTCTTCGTTCATTCTCTAAGATTGCATCGCCAGGTTTACGTATTGGCGCAGTAACAGGCAAACGCAGCTACCTTGAGCCACTGATTAAAGTGAAGCAAGGCGCTGACTTACACTCAAGTGTACCTATGCAAGCGCTGCTTGTCGGTCTTCTAAAACATGAAGACTTCAACGTACACATGGAAAACATTCGCACTCTATACAAGTCTCGTTATGAGGTGCTGTTCTCAGAACTAGAGAAACAACTGCCTGCAGATTGCGTCTTAAAAGCCGTAGATGGCGGGATGTTCATTTGGGTTGAGATCCCAGAGTGCGACACCTTCGAACTGGCTAAAACTCTACTTTCGAATGGTGTAGCGGTTGTACCAAGCCCTGTATTCTATCCAAAGGCCGATGAAGCTAAAGCTGCACTGCGCTTAAACTTCACCAACGCCAACCCAGAAGAATTGACGGAAGCGGTAAAACGCTTAGCGGAAGTACTGAACCAAGCGAAATAG
- a CDS encoding glycoside hydrolase family 3 N-terminal domain-containing protein produces MVIYKQPEYSVAQRVEDLLARMTLEEKIAQLGAQWLLLDENGDHKERGLEMVSGTDSRSLDDKIKHGLGQITRALGTHTVDAQAGVKALNKFQQYLVEQTRLGIPAIPHEECLVGLMAQGATLYPSSLNYGHTWNPALIEAAAADIGRQVKMVGAKQGLAPVLDVSRDVRWGRTEETLGEDPYHAGVMASHYVSGLQGPNRDVFATLKHYVGHSASEGARNHAPVNLGFRELNDTFMLPFEMAVKLANAGSVMPAYHDLDGEPCHASHHLLTQVLREEWGFDGLVVADYGGVELLASHHAIAEDNAQAAALAFNAGLDIELPDDACAERLTNAVDQGFISIEKIDEIVARVLSVKFEMGLFENPYCEVPTTPLHTESSRELAYQIASESIVLLKNDGILPLNTKTTLGLVGATVDDQLALLGGYSFPVHLILSESDSDEQVSKTLLNIFQKQFESVNYHKGCEILTERHANAPVFPGDVDLAIGQAMTSPISQDTSHIAGAVDVAMNSDVVVACVGDLAGLFQTGTVGEGSDTDSLMLPGVQQQMLNELLDTGKPIVVLVTGGRPYQLGRAEEEAAAIVYGWAPGQEGASAICDVLSGKVNPSGRLTLSIPKNVGAVPYFYNHKLKSAGTPIAYHFGSAYNFGYGLSYTQFDYANVSLNGDEVTFDDMIEVSVDVTNSGSRDGAEVVQLYVRDKICSVVRPVKELKGFYKVSVQAGQTKTVMFRLPVDMLNFTDGQHRRVVEGGEFELMIGRSSSQIEHRVTVKVQGDKHVLPKNWKMVCEVEELLL; encoded by the coding sequence ATGGTGATTTACAAACAACCGGAATATTCAGTGGCACAGCGAGTGGAAGACCTATTGGCTCGCATGACGTTAGAAGAAAAAATAGCTCAACTCGGCGCGCAGTGGCTGCTGTTAGATGAAAATGGCGATCATAAAGAACGCGGTTTGGAAATGGTTTCTGGCACTGACTCGCGCAGCCTAGATGACAAAATCAAGCATGGTTTGGGCCAAATTACACGCGCACTTGGTACCCATACTGTTGATGCACAAGCGGGCGTTAAAGCGCTCAATAAGTTTCAGCAATATTTGGTTGAGCAAACGCGCTTAGGCATTCCTGCGATTCCTCACGAGGAATGTTTAGTGGGTTTAATGGCGCAAGGTGCAACGTTATATCCATCGTCACTAAACTATGGGCACACATGGAACCCGGCTTTGATTGAAGCAGCGGCAGCCGATATTGGCCGACAAGTTAAAATGGTTGGGGCAAAGCAAGGTTTAGCTCCCGTTCTTGATGTATCGCGTGATGTGCGGTGGGGAAGAACAGAAGAAACATTAGGCGAAGATCCTTATCACGCTGGTGTAATGGCAAGTCATTATGTGAGCGGTTTGCAAGGGCCAAACCGAGATGTGTTTGCCACACTCAAGCATTACGTTGGTCATTCAGCCAGTGAGGGCGCGCGTAATCACGCGCCTGTAAATCTTGGTTTTAGAGAACTCAACGATACATTCATGTTGCCATTCGAAATGGCGGTCAAACTCGCTAATGCGGGTTCGGTAATGCCTGCGTACCATGACCTTGATGGCGAACCTTGCCACGCTTCTCATCATTTATTGACGCAAGTGTTAAGAGAAGAGTGGGGATTTGATGGGCTTGTTGTTGCTGATTATGGTGGCGTCGAATTGCTTGCGTCGCATCATGCAATTGCAGAAGACAACGCACAAGCGGCGGCGCTTGCATTTAATGCGGGCTTAGACATCGAACTTCCTGACGATGCCTGCGCGGAACGCCTGACTAACGCCGTTGATCAAGGCTTTATTTCAATTGAAAAAATCGACGAAATTGTGGCTAGGGTCTTAAGCGTTAAATTCGAAATGGGTTTGTTCGAAAATCCATATTGCGAAGTTCCTACTACGCCTTTACATACGGAATCTAGCCGTGAACTCGCTTATCAAATCGCGAGTGAATCCATAGTGCTGCTTAAAAACGATGGCATCTTGCCACTTAATACCAAAACGACCCTCGGTTTGGTAGGTGCGACAGTTGACGATCAATTGGCGTTGCTAGGAGGCTACAGTTTCCCTGTACATCTAATTTTGAGCGAATCTGATAGCGATGAACAAGTGTCTAAAACCTTGTTGAACATCTTCCAAAAACAGTTTGAATCAGTGAATTATCATAAAGGCTGCGAAATATTAACTGAACGTCACGCCAATGCGCCTGTTTTCCCAGGAGACGTTGACCTTGCGATTGGGCAAGCGATGACATCACCAATTAGCCAAGACACCTCTCATATCGCGGGTGCGGTTGATGTCGCGATGAACAGCGATGTGGTTGTAGCTTGTGTTGGCGACCTTGCTGGGTTGTTCCAAACTGGCACTGTGGGTGAAGGTTCTGATACTGACTCGCTAATGTTGCCAGGTGTGCAGCAACAGATGCTCAACGAACTACTGGACACGGGCAAACCGATTGTTGTGCTCGTTACCGGAGGACGACCATATCAATTAGGAAGAGCAGAAGAGGAGGCCGCTGCGATCGTGTATGGCTGGGCTCCTGGGCAAGAGGGCGCAAGCGCTATATGCGATGTCCTTTCGGGCAAAGTCAACCCGAGTGGTCGCTTAACCTTGTCTATTCCAAAGAACGTTGGAGCCGTACCATATTTCTACAATCACAAGCTAAAGAGTGCGGGTACCCCGATTGCTTACCACTTCGGTTCGGCGTATAACTTTGGCTATGGTCTCAGTTATACCCAATTTGATTACGCCAATGTATCGCTTAATGGTGACGAGGTTACATTTGACGATATGATCGAAGTGAGCGTTGATGTGACCAACAGTGGCAGTCGCGATGGTGCTGAAGTCGTGCAATTGTATGTGCGCGACAAAATTTGTTCAGTGGTTCGTCCAGTGAAGGAGCTTAAAGGATTCTACAAAGTATCGGTTCAAGCAGGACAAACAAAAACAGTGATGTTCCGTTTACCTGTCGACATGCTTAACTTTACTGATGGTCAGCACCGTCGTGTGGTTGAAGGTGGGGAATTTGAACTTATGATAGGGCGTTCATCTAGCCAGATTGAACATCGCGTCACCGTGAAGGTTCAAGGCGACAAGCACGTGTTGCCTAAAAACTGGAAAATGGTGTGTGAAGTCGAAGAGTTGTTGCTGTAG
- a CDS encoding substrate-binding domain-containing protein, which produces MKTLLLLLDSMIYYDREILKGIKAKVDESSIKVELHLECSSNLEYILSREWDYVIADYDKPHINHIVDSLSAKAVVYSNHQIEVIPSRLSSVILDNRGLAITALQGLEATGITSVGYFANQQDCVFPWSKERHVSFKQTAQAAGLAVVDDVEKAIHNKAFPMGVYCSSDRSARRLANLCHTLGVSVPEDVSIIGTDYDDTERMLSPMPLSSVELNPVELGKLCVETLQKTLRFKKPHHTKFSSYKLIQGHTTISQDNADQIVIKAEGYIRNHYHLNIKIKQVTDHCRVSRKTLDTRFLIAHGVTAHHYVTRLRLEKVKQLLSTTSEKLEVIAKQVGYPSQSYLSQVFIKQFGLTPIAFRQNNNRFT; this is translated from the coding sequence GTGAAGACGTTGTTGTTGCTGTTAGACAGTATGATCTATTACGACCGCGAAATATTGAAAGGCATCAAGGCTAAAGTCGATGAGTCGAGCATCAAGGTAGAGCTTCATTTAGAGTGCTCATCAAATTTGGAATACATCTTGTCACGCGAGTGGGACTACGTTATTGCGGATTACGACAAACCGCATATTAATCACATCGTTGATTCATTGTCGGCAAAAGCCGTCGTGTACAGCAATCACCAAATTGAGGTGATTCCTTCTCGTTTGTCTTCTGTGATTTTAGATAACAGAGGGTTAGCGATTACCGCATTGCAAGGGCTTGAAGCCACAGGGATTACAAGTGTCGGTTATTTTGCTAACCAACAAGATTGTGTGTTCCCGTGGAGTAAGGAGCGCCATGTTTCATTTAAACAAACCGCGCAAGCCGCGGGGCTTGCGGTTGTCGATGACGTAGAAAAAGCAATACACAACAAAGCGTTTCCGATGGGAGTGTATTGTTCATCTGATCGCTCAGCGCGCCGTCTTGCAAATTTGTGCCACACATTAGGTGTGAGCGTGCCCGAAGACGTATCGATCATCGGCACCGATTATGATGACACCGAGCGAATGTTATCGCCGATGCCACTCAGTTCGGTTGAGCTTAACCCCGTCGAATTGGGCAAATTATGTGTAGAAACCTTACAGAAAACGCTGCGCTTTAAAAAGCCGCACCATACTAAGTTCTCGTCGTATAAATTGATTCAAGGGCACACTACCATTTCGCAAGATAATGCAGACCAGATAGTCATTAAAGCGGAAGGGTATATTCGAAATCATTACCATCTCAATATCAAAATCAAACAGGTGACGGATCATTGTCGAGTGTCTCGTAAAACCTTGGATACGCGATTTTTGATCGCACATGGTGTGACGGCGCACCATTACGTAACGCGCCTTCGATTAGAAAAGGTAAAACAACTATTGTCTACAACATCTGAAAAACTGGAAGTTATCGCGAAGCAGGTGGGTTACCCAAGTCAGTCTTATTTATCTCAAGTTTTCATTAAGCAATTTGGGCTCACTCCTATAGCATTTAGGCAAAATAACAACCGTTTTACCTGA